TCGCCTTCCAGGAATACTGAACAAGGAACCATTTTCTTTTGGTCGTGCAGGATAGATTCAACGACGAATGCTCCTGCTGCACCCGGTGCATACCATGCAGAAGTACCCAGCAACTTAGTCAGTGTAGCACCACCTACCATAGTAGCGGCAGCAACTTCTTCCAATTTTTCAGCAGAAATGAAGTTAGCTACAGGCATACCTTTATAAGTAGCGAAACGAGTCAAAGGAATCATGGTAGTATCACCGTGACCACCGATAACCATACCTTCTACTTCGTTAGCATTGCAACCGATAGCTTGAGACAAGAAATATTTGAAACGAGAGCTATCTAGTGCACCACCCATGCCGATAACACGGTTCTTCGGCAAGCCTAGAGCTTTCAATGCCAAGTAAGTCATTGTGTCCATTGGGTTAGAGATAACTACAATGATAGCGTTAGGAGAATATTTCAACAGGTTTTCTGCTACCGACTTAACGATACCAGCATTAACACCGATCAGTTCTTCACGAGTCATACCCGGTTTACGAGGAATACCTGAAGTAATCACAACAACGTCAGAGTTAGCAGTCTGAGCATAATCGTTTGTGCAGCCTACCAATGTAGAGTCGAAGCCCAGCAACTGAGCTGTCTGCATCATATCCATTGCTTTACCTTCTGATACGCCTTCTTTAACGTCCAGCATTACTACTTCGTCTGCTACTTCATTAAAAGCAAGTACATTTGCACATGTAGCACCTACGTTACCTGCGCCTACTACGGTTACTTTTGACATAATACTATATATTTAAAAAGTTGATAATTTGTTTTATCTATTTTGCGCGACAAAATTACAACGATAATCCTGATTAAAGAAATTTTTCCGTAATAATTTTAGTTAAAGAAAATACCTCATTCTATGTTACTCTGTTACGAAATGATTACTTTTGCGGCGGTTATCAATTAACACACTGAACTATGAATAAAAAAAGTCTTCTTATTGCAGCCGTGGCTATTCTGGTGATAGCTATTATTGGTATTACTTATTTGTTATTTACTGAGAAACAAGCTAACCGGGAGTTGGTACAGGAATTTCAGTTGGATAAAGAAGATCTGGAAAATGAATACACCCGTTTTGCCCAACAATATGATGAGTTGAAGATGACGATCTCCAATGATTCTCTAGCTCAATTGCTGGATCAGGAACAGTTAAAGACTCAACGACTGCTCGAAGAACTTCGTACTGTGAAAAGTACAAATGCAACGGA
The nucleotide sequence above comes from Bacteroides caccae. Encoded proteins:
- the mdh gene encoding malate dehydrogenase, coding for MSKVTVVGAGNVGATCANVLAFNEVADEVVMLDVKEGVSEGKAMDMMQTAQLLGFDSTLVGCTNDYAQTANSDVVVITSGIPRKPGMTREELIGVNAGIVKSVAENLLKYSPNAIIVVISNPMDTMTYLALKALGLPKNRVIGMGGALDSSRFKYFLSQAIGCNANEVEGMVIGGHGDTTMIPLTRFATYKGMPVANFISAEKLEEVAAATMVGGATLTKLLGTSAWYAPGAAGAFVVESILHDQKKMVPCSVFLEGEYGESDLCIGVPVILGKNGIEKIVELNLNEDEKAKFAASAKAVHGTNAALKEVGAL